The proteins below are encoded in one region of Saccopteryx leptura isolate mSacLep1 chromosome 1, mSacLep1_pri_phased_curated, whole genome shotgun sequence:
- the LOC136387928 gene encoding olfactory receptor 2G3-like, whose product MDMIKTNSTVAEFVFLGLSMQPEVLLILFIIFLFFYLLTVAGNIIIITIIHIEPRLQTPMYFFLTNLSFLDICYTSTNVPQMLSNMVGKKKTIPFSSCAAQMYFSLSFGMTECILLGVMAYDRYVAICHPLHYTVIMDRNICVQLAAISWSSSFLSSMIINVLTLSLPYCGPNVLNHFFCEVPSVLRLACTDTSFTEMVVFIFSIIIVFIPFLLIVVSYAQILLSVLRMQSASGRHKALSTCASHLTVVALFYGTAIFMYMRPQSKSSRAGGKIIAVFYTVITPMLNPLIYSLRNQDVKGALRRAIERQKTGKP is encoded by the coding sequence ATGGATATGATCAAAACAAACTCCACTGTGGCTGAATTTGTGTTCCTGGGGCTCTCAATGCAACCAGAGGtgcttctcattctttttattatcttcttgttCTTCTATTTATTAACGGTGGCTGGGAATATTATTATCATCACTATCATCCATATAGAACCTCGTCTCCAAACTCCCATGTACTTTTTTCTCACTAATTTATCCTTTCTGGATATCTGCTACACATCCACCAATGTCCCACAAATGCTGTCTAACATGGTGGGAAAAAAGAAGACCATCCCATTCTCCAGCTGTGCTGCTCAGATGTACTTCTCCCTGTCCTTTGGAATGACTGAATGCATTCTCCTTGGTGTCATGGCTTATGACAGATACGTAGCCATTTGTCATCCTCTTCATTATACCGTCATTATGGATCGAAACATCTGTGTCCAACTGGCAGCTATTTCTTGGTCCAGTAGTTTCCTGAGTTCCATGATTATCAATGTGCTCACTCTGAGTTTGCCTTACTGTGGCCCTAATGTCTTGAATCACTTTTTTTGTGAGGTACCCTCTGTCCTGAGGTTGGCTTGCACTGACACCTCATTTACTGAGATGGTTGTTTTTATCTTCAGTATCATCATTGTCTTCATTCCCTTTCTCCTCATTGTTGTTTCCTATGCCCAAATCCTTCTGTCGGTTCTCAGGATGCAGTCAGCCTCTGGGAGGCACAAGGCACTGTCTACCTGTGCTTCCCATCTGACAGTGGTGGCCTTATTCTATGGAACTGCCATATTCATGTACATGAGGCCCCAGTCGAAGTCCTCCAGGGCTGGGGGAAAGATCATTGCAGTGTTCTATACAGTGATCACACCCATGCTCAATCCCTTGATCTATAGCCTAAGAAACCAGGATGTGAAAGGTGCTTTAAGGAGAGCTATTGAGAGACAAAAGACAGGAAAACCTTGA